A genome region from Leguminivora glycinivorella isolate SPB_JAAS2020 chromosome 13, LegGlyc_1.1, whole genome shotgun sequence includes the following:
- the LOC125232737 gene encoding fibroin heavy chain-like isoform X1, giving the protein MAAIKVLTILVLVALAAAKPHGAGGIGAGLKTGANLGVGAAGGAQGAGGEACEKLGGGVGGALGAGIGAGVGGGAGAARKVAGDAAGKVSAGVGAGGDAAGKIGAGVKGVADAGSKVAGDVAGKVGGKVNGAVGAGVGAAGDGKNQVDGGVDAGKKAGGDAENQVNGGVHAGKKAGGDAKDQANGGVHAGKKAGGDAKDQANGGVHAGKKAGGDAKDQANGGVHAGKKAGGDAKDQANGGVHAGKKAGGDAKDQANGGVHAGKKAGGDAKDQANGGVHAGKKAGGDAKDQANGGVHAGKKAGGDAKDQANGGVHAGKKAGGDAKDQANGGVHVGKKAGGDAKDQANGGVHAGKKAGGDAKDQANGGVHAGKKAGGDAKDQANGGVHAGKKAGGDAKDQANGGVHAGKKAGGDAKDQANGGVHAGKKAGGDAKDQANGGVHAGKKAGGDAKDQANGGVHAGKKAGGDAKDQANGGVHAGKKAGGDAKDQANGGVHAGKKAGGDAKDQANGGVHAGKKAGGDAKDQANGGVHAGKKAGGDAKDQANGGVHAGKKAGGDAKDQANGGVHAGKKAGGDAKDQANGGVHAGKKAGGDAKDQANGGVHAGKKAGGDAKDQANGGVHAGKKAGGDAKDQANGGVHAGKKAGGDAKDQANGGVHAGKKAGGDAKDQANGGVHAGKKAGGDAKDQANGGVHAGKKAGGDAKDQANGGVHAGKKAGGDAKDQANGGVHAGKKAGGDAKDQANGGVHAGKKARGDAKDQANGGVHAGKKAGGDAKDQANGGVDAGKKAGGDAKDQANGGVDAGKKAGGDAKDQANGGVEAGKKAGGSAGAGGKAEGDAEKQANAGVDAGKGAGGKVGAGLKAGHGAGAGAAGNAEKEANAGVEAGKNAGGKAGAGLKAGLGAGLGASGSAQKEANIGGNAAKGGSGASNEDC; this is encoded by the exons ATGGCTGCCATCAAAGTTCTTACAATCCTCGTTCTC GTTGCCTTGGCAGCAGCAAAACCACATGGG GCTGGAGGCATCGGCGCTGGGCTTAAGACCGGAGCTAACTTAGGAGTGGGAGCCGCCGGTGGCGCCCAAGGTGCTGGTGGCGAAGCTTGTGAGAAACTTGGCGGTGGCGTCGGAGGCGCCCTTGGAGCTGGTATTGGGGCTGGGGTTGGGGGAGGCGCTGGTGCTGCTAGAAAAGTAGCTGGTGACGCTGCTGGCAAAGTTAGTGCTGGTGTTGGAGCTGGTGGTGACGCTGCTGGCAAAATTGGCGCTGGTGTTAAAGGAGTTGCTGATGCTGGTAGCAAAGTAGCTGGTGACGTTGCTGGTAAAGTTGGGGGTAAAGTGAACGGCGCTGTTGGAGCCGGCGTTGGCGCTGCTGGTGACGGTAAGAATCAAGTCGACGGTGGAGTAGACGCCGGAAAGAAAGCGGGAGGTGATGCTGAAAATCAAGTCAACGGTGGAGTACACGCCGGAAAGAAAGCTGGAGGTGATGCTAAGGACCAAGCCAACGGTGGAGTACACGCCGGAAAGAAAGCTGGAGGTGATGCTAAGGACCAAGCCAACGGTGGAGTACACGCCGGAAAGAAAGCTGGAGGTGATGCTAAGGACCAAGCCAACGGTGGAGTACACGCCGGCAAGAAAGCCGGAGGTGATGCTAAGGACCAAGCCAACGGTGGAGTACACGCCGGAAAGAAAGCTGGAGGTGATGCTAAGGACCAAGCCAACGGTGGAGTACACGCCGGAAAGAAAGCCGGAGGTGATGCTAAGGACCAAGCCAACGGTGGAGTACACGCCGGAAAGAAAGCTGGAGGTGATGCTAAGGACCAAGCCAACGGTGGAGTACACGCCGGAAAGAAAGCCGGAGGTGATGCTAAGGACCAAGCCAACGGTGGAGTACACGCCGGAAAGAAAGCCGGAGGTGATGCTAAGGACCAAGCCAACGGTGGAGTACACGTTGGAAAGAAAGCTGGAGGTGATGCTAAGGACCAAGCCAACGGTGGAGTACACGCCGGAAAGAAAGCCGGAGGTGATGCTAAGGACCAAGCCAACGGTGGAGTACACGCCGGAAAGAAAGCTGGAGGTGATGCTAAGGACCAAGCCAACGGTGGAGTACACGCCGGAAAGAAAGCTGGAGGTGATGCTAAGGACCAAGCCAACGGTGGCGTACACGCCGGAAAGAAAGCCGGAGGTGATGCTAAGGACCAAGCCAACGGTGGAGTACACGCCGGAAAGAAAGCCGGAGGTGATGCTAAGGACCAAGCCAACGGTGGAGTACACGCCGGAAAGAAAGCTGGAGGTGATGCTAAGGACCAAGCCAACGGTGGAGTACACGCCGGAAAGAAAGCCGGAGGTGATGCTAAGGACCAAGCCAACGGTGGAGTACACGCCGGAAAGAAAGCCGGAGGTGATGCTAAGGACCAAGCCAACGGTGGAGTACACGCCGGAAAGAAAGCTGGAGGTGATGCTAAGGACCAAGCCAACGGTGGAGTACACGCCGGAAAGAAAGCCGGAGGTGATGCTAAGGACCAAGCCAACGGTGGAGTACACGCCGGAAAGAAAGCTGGAGGTGATGCTAAGGACCAAGCCAACGGTGGAGTACACGCCGGAAAGAAAGCTGGAGGTGATGCTAAGGACCAAGCCAACGGTGGAGTACACGCCGGAAAGAAAGCCGGAGGTGATGCTAAGGACCAAGCCAACGGTGGAGTACACGCCGGAAAGAAAGCCGGAGGTGATGCTAAGGACCAAGCCAACGGTGGAGTACACGCCGGAAAGAAAGCTGGAGGTGATGCTAAGGACCAAGCCAACGGTGGAGTACACGCCGGAAAGAAAGCCGGAGGTGATGCTAAGGACCAAGCCAACGGTGGAGTACACGCCGGAAAGAAAGCTGGAGGTGATGCTAAGGACCAAGCCAACGGTGGAGTACACGCCGGAAAGAAAGCCGGAGGTGATGCTAAGGACCAAGCCAACGGTGGTGTACACGCCGGAAAGAAAGCCGGAGGTGATGCTAAGGACCAAGCCAACGGTGGAGTACACGCCGGAAAGAAAGCCGGAGGTGATGCTAAGGACCAAGCCAACGGTGGAGTACACGCCGGAAAGAAAGCTGGAGGTGATGCTAAGGACCAAGCCAACGGTGGCGTACACGCCGGAAAGAAAGCCGGAGGTGATGCTAAGGACCAAGCCAACGGTGGAGTACACGCCGGAAAGAAAGCCAGAGGTGATGCTAAGGACCAAGCCAACGGTGGAGTACACGCCGGAAAGAAAGCAGGAGGTGATGCTAAGGACCAAGCCAACGGTGGAGTGGACGCCGGAAAGAAAGCCGGAGGTGATGCTAAGGACCAAGCCAACGGTGGCGTAGACGCTGGAAAAAAAGCCGGAGGTGATGCTAAGGACCAAGCCAACGGTGGCGTAGAGGCTGGAAAGAAAGCCGGAGGTAGCGCTGGAGCTGGTGGTAAAGCCGAAGGTGACGCTGAGAAGCAAGCTAATGCTGGAGTAGATGCCGGAAAAGGAGCTGGAGGTAAAGTTGGAGCCGGTCTTAAAGCTGGTCATGGAGCAGGCGCTGGCGCTGCTGGTAATGCTGAGAAAGAAGCCAACGCTGGAGTAGAAGCTGGCAAGAATGCTGGTGGTAAAGCTGGAGCCGGTCTTAAAGCCGGCCTGGGTGCCGGTCTCGGTGCTTCTGGCAGTGCCCAGAAAGAAGCCAATATTGGAGGAAATGCTGCTAAAGGCGGTTCTGGAGCCAGCAACGAAGATTGCTGA
- the LOC125232737 gene encoding fibroin heavy chain-like isoform X3, giving the protein MAAIKVLTILVLVALAAAKPHGAGGIGAGLKTGANLGVGAAGGAQGAGGEACEKLGGGVGGALGAGIGAGVGGGAGAARKVAGDAAGKIGAGVKGVADAGSKVAGDVAGKVGGKVNGAVGAGVGAAGDGKNQVDGGVDAGKKAGGDAENQVNGGVHAGKKAGGDAKDQANGGVHAGKKAGGDAKDQANGGVHAGKKAGGDAKDQANGGVHAGKKAGGDAKDQANGGVHAGKKAGGDAKDQANGGVHAGKKAGGDAKDQANGGVHAGKKAGGDAKDQANGGVHAGKKAGGDAKDQANGGVHAGKKAGGDAKDQANGGVHVGKKAGGDAKDQANGGVHAGKKAGGDAKDQANGGVHAGKKAGGDAKDQANGGVHAGKKAGGDAKDQANGGVHAGKKAGGDAKDQANGGVHAGKKAGGDAKDQANGGVHAGKKAGGDAKDQANGGVHAGKKAGGDAKDQANGGVHAGKKAGGDAKDQANGGVHAGKKAGGDAKDQANGGVHAGKKAGGDAKDQANGGVHAGKKAGGDAKDQANGGVHAGKKAGGDAKDQANGGVHAGKKAGGDAKDQANGGVHAGKKAGGDAKDQANGGVHAGKKAGGDAKDQANGGVHAGKKAGGDAKDQANGGVHAGKKAGGDAKDQANGGVHAGKKAGGDAKDQANGGVHAGKKAGGDAKDQANGGVHAGKKAGGDAKDQANGGVHAGKKAGGDAKDQANGGVHAGKKAGGDAKDQANGGVHAGKKARGDAKDQANGGVHAGKKAGGDAKDQANGGVDAGKKAGGDAKDQANGGVDAGKKAGGDAKDQANGGVEAGKKAGGSAGAGGKAEGDAEKQANAGVDAGKGAGGKVGAGLKAGHGAGAGAAGNAEKEANAGVEAGKNAGGKAGAGLKAGLGAGLGASGSAQKEANIGGNAAKGGSGASNEDC; this is encoded by the exons ATGGCTGCCATCAAAGTTCTTACAATCCTCGTTCTC GTTGCCTTGGCAGCAGCAAAACCACATGGG GCTGGAGGCATCGGCGCTGGGCTTAAGACCGGAGCTAACTTAGGAGTGGGAGCCGCCGGTGGCGCCCAAGGTGCTGGTGGCGAAGCTTGTGAGAAACTTGGCGGTGGCGTCGGAGGCGCCCTTGGAGCTGGTATTGGGGCTGGGGTTGGGGGAGGCGCTGGTGCTGCTAGAAAAGTAGCTGGTGACGCTGCTGGCAAA ATTGGCGCTGGTGTTAAAGGAGTTGCTGATGCTGGTAGCAAAGTAGCTGGTGACGTTGCTGGTAAAGTTGGGGGTAAAGTGAACGGCGCTGTTGGAGCCGGCGTTGGCGCTGCTGGTGACGGTAAGAATCAAGTCGACGGTGGAGTAGACGCCGGAAAGAAAGCGGGAGGTGATGCTGAAAATCAAGTCAACGGTGGAGTACACGCCGGAAAGAAAGCTGGAGGTGATGCTAAGGACCAAGCCAACGGTGGAGTACACGCCGGAAAGAAAGCTGGAGGTGATGCTAAGGACCAAGCCAACGGTGGAGTACACGCCGGAAAGAAAGCTGGAGGTGATGCTAAGGACCAAGCCAACGGTGGAGTACACGCCGGCAAGAAAGCCGGAGGTGATGCTAAGGACCAAGCCAACGGTGGAGTACACGCCGGAAAGAAAGCTGGAGGTGATGCTAAGGACCAAGCCAACGGTGGAGTACACGCCGGAAAGAAAGCCGGAGGTGATGCTAAGGACCAAGCCAACGGTGGAGTACACGCCGGAAAGAAAGCTGGAGGTGATGCTAAGGACCAAGCCAACGGTGGAGTACACGCCGGAAAGAAAGCCGGAGGTGATGCTAAGGACCAAGCCAACGGTGGAGTACACGCCGGAAAGAAAGCCGGAGGTGATGCTAAGGACCAAGCCAACGGTGGAGTACACGTTGGAAAGAAAGCTGGAGGTGATGCTAAGGACCAAGCCAACGGTGGAGTACACGCCGGAAAGAAAGCCGGAGGTGATGCTAAGGACCAAGCCAACGGTGGAGTACACGCCGGAAAGAAAGCTGGAGGTGATGCTAAGGACCAAGCCAACGGTGGAGTACACGCCGGAAAGAAAGCTGGAGGTGATGCTAAGGACCAAGCCAACGGTGGCGTACACGCCGGAAAGAAAGCCGGAGGTGATGCTAAGGACCAAGCCAACGGTGGAGTACACGCCGGAAAGAAAGCCGGAGGTGATGCTAAGGACCAAGCCAACGGTGGAGTACACGCCGGAAAGAAAGCTGGAGGTGATGCTAAGGACCAAGCCAACGGTGGAGTACACGCCGGAAAGAAAGCCGGAGGTGATGCTAAGGACCAAGCCAACGGTGGAGTACACGCCGGAAAGAAAGCCGGAGGTGATGCTAAGGACCAAGCCAACGGTGGAGTACACGCCGGAAAGAAAGCTGGAGGTGATGCTAAGGACCAAGCCAACGGTGGAGTACACGCCGGAAAGAAAGCCGGAGGTGATGCTAAGGACCAAGCCAACGGTGGAGTACACGCCGGAAAGAAAGCTGGAGGTGATGCTAAGGACCAAGCCAACGGTGGAGTACACGCCGGAAAGAAAGCTGGAGGTGATGCTAAGGACCAAGCCAACGGTGGAGTACACGCCGGAAAGAAAGCCGGAGGTGATGCTAAGGACCAAGCCAACGGTGGAGTACACGCCGGAAAGAAAGCCGGAGGTGATGCTAAGGACCAAGCCAACGGTGGAGTACACGCCGGAAAGAAAGCTGGAGGTGATGCTAAGGACCAAGCCAACGGTGGAGTACACGCCGGAAAGAAAGCCGGAGGTGATGCTAAGGACCAAGCCAACGGTGGAGTACACGCCGGAAAGAAAGCTGGAGGTGATGCTAAGGACCAAGCCAACGGTGGAGTACACGCCGGAAAGAAAGCCGGAGGTGATGCTAAGGACCAAGCCAACGGTGGTGTACACGCCGGAAAGAAAGCCGGAGGTGATGCTAAGGACCAAGCCAACGGTGGAGTACACGCCGGAAAGAAAGCCGGAGGTGATGCTAAGGACCAAGCCAACGGTGGAGTACACGCCGGAAAGAAAGCTGGAGGTGATGCTAAGGACCAAGCCAACGGTGGCGTACACGCCGGAAAGAAAGCCGGAGGTGATGCTAAGGACCAAGCCAACGGTGGAGTACACGCCGGAAAGAAAGCCAGAGGTGATGCTAAGGACCAAGCCAACGGTGGAGTACACGCCGGAAAGAAAGCAGGAGGTGATGCTAAGGACCAAGCCAACGGTGGAGTGGACGCCGGAAAGAAAGCCGGAGGTGATGCTAAGGACCAAGCCAACGGTGGCGTAGACGCTGGAAAAAAAGCCGGAGGTGATGCTAAGGACCAAGCCAACGGTGGCGTAGAGGCTGGAAAGAAAGCCGGAGGTAGCGCTGGAGCTGGTGGTAAAGCCGAAGGTGACGCTGAGAAGCAAGCTAATGCTGGAGTAGATGCCGGAAAAGGAGCTGGAGGTAAAGTTGGAGCCGGTCTTAAAGCTGGTCATGGAGCAGGCGCTGGCGCTGCTGGTAATGCTGAGAAAGAAGCCAACGCTGGAGTAGAAGCTGGCAAGAATGCTGGTGGTAAAGCTGGAGCCGGTCTTAAAGCCGGCCTGGGTGCCGGTCTCGGTGCTTCTGGCAGTGCCCAGAAAGAAGCCAATATTGGAGGAAATGCTGCTAAAGGCGGTTCTGGAGCCAGCAACGAAGATTGCTGA
- the LOC125232737 gene encoding fibroin heavy chain-like isoform X2: MAAIKVLTILVLVALAAAKPHGAGGIGAGLKTGANLGVGAAGGAQGAGGEACEKLGGGVGGALGAGIGAGVGGGAGAARKVAGDAAGKIGAGVKGVADAGSKVAGDVAGKVGGKVNGAVGAGVGAAGDGKNQVDGGVDAGKKAGGDAENQVNGGVHAGKKAGGDAKDQANGGVHAGKKAGGDAKDQANGGVHAGKKAGGDAKDQANGGVHAGKKAGGDAKDQANGGVHAGKKAGGDAKDQANGGVHAGKKAGGDAKDQANGGVHAGKKAGGDAKDQANGGVHAGKKAGGDAKDQANGGVHAGKKAGGDAKDQANGGVHVGKKAGGDAKDQANGGVHAGKKAGGDAKDQANGGVHAGKKAGGDAKDQANGGVHAGKKAGGDAKDQANGGVHAGKKAGGDAKDQANGGVHAGKKAGGDAKDQANGGVHAGKKAGGDAKDQANGGVHAGKKAGGDAKDQANGGVHAGKKAGGDAKDQANGGVHAGKKAGGDAKDQANGGVHAGKKAGGDAKDQANGGVHAGKKAGGDAKDQANGGVHAGKKAGGDAKDQANGGVHAGKKAGGDAKDQANGGVHAGKKAGGDAKDQANGGVHAGKKAGGDAKDQANGGVHAGKKAGGDAKDQANGGVHAGKKAGGDAKDQANGGVHAGKKAGGDAKDQANGGVHAGKKAGGDAKDQANGGVHAGKKAGGDAKDQANGGVHAGKKAGGDAKDQANGGVHAGKKAGGDAKDQANGGVHAGKKARGDAKDQANGGVHAGKKAGGDAKDQANGGVDAGKKAGGDAKDQANGGVDAGKKAGGDAKDQANGGVEAGKKAGGSAGAGGKAEGDAEKQANAGVDAGKGAGGKVGAGLKAGHGAGAGAAGNAEKEANAGVEAGKNAGGKAGAGLKAGLGAGLGASGSAQKEANIGGNAAKGGSGASNEDC; the protein is encoded by the exons ATGGCTGCCATCAAAGTTCTTACAATCCTCGTTCTC GTTGCCTTGGCAGCAGCAAAACCACATGGG GCTGGAGGCATCGGCGCTGGGCTTAAGACCGGAGCTAACTTAGGAGTGGGAGCCGCCGGTGGCGCCCAAGGTGCTGGTGGCGAAGCTTGTGAGAAACTTGGCGGTGGCGTCGGAGGCGCCCTTGGAGCTGGTATTGGGGCTGGGGTTGGGGGAGGCGCTGGTGCTGCTAGAAAAGTAGCTG GTGACGCTGCTGGCAAAATTGGCGCTGGTGTTAAAGGAGTTGCTGATGCTGGTAGCAAAGTAGCTGGTGACGTTGCTGGTAAAGTTGGGGGTAAAGTGAACGGCGCTGTTGGAGCCGGCGTTGGCGCTGCTGGTGACGGTAAGAATCAAGTCGACGGTGGAGTAGACGCCGGAAAGAAAGCGGGAGGTGATGCTGAAAATCAAGTCAACGGTGGAGTACACGCCGGAAAGAAAGCTGGAGGTGATGCTAAGGACCAAGCCAACGGTGGAGTACACGCCGGAAAGAAAGCTGGAGGTGATGCTAAGGACCAAGCCAACGGTGGAGTACACGCCGGAAAGAAAGCTGGAGGTGATGCTAAGGACCAAGCCAACGGTGGAGTACACGCCGGCAAGAAAGCCGGAGGTGATGCTAAGGACCAAGCCAACGGTGGAGTACACGCCGGAAAGAAAGCTGGAGGTGATGCTAAGGACCAAGCCAACGGTGGAGTACACGCCGGAAAGAAAGCCGGAGGTGATGCTAAGGACCAAGCCAACGGTGGAGTACACGCCGGAAAGAAAGCTGGAGGTGATGCTAAGGACCAAGCCAACGGTGGAGTACACGCCGGAAAGAAAGCCGGAGGTGATGCTAAGGACCAAGCCAACGGTGGAGTACACGCCGGAAAGAAAGCCGGAGGTGATGCTAAGGACCAAGCCAACGGTGGAGTACACGTTGGAAAGAAAGCTGGAGGTGATGCTAAGGACCAAGCCAACGGTGGAGTACACGCCGGAAAGAAAGCCGGAGGTGATGCTAAGGACCAAGCCAACGGTGGAGTACACGCCGGAAAGAAAGCTGGAGGTGATGCTAAGGACCAAGCCAACGGTGGAGTACACGCCGGAAAGAAAGCTGGAGGTGATGCTAAGGACCAAGCCAACGGTGGCGTACACGCCGGAAAGAAAGCCGGAGGTGATGCTAAGGACCAAGCCAACGGTGGAGTACACGCCGGAAAGAAAGCCGGAGGTGATGCTAAGGACCAAGCCAACGGTGGAGTACACGCCGGAAAGAAAGCTGGAGGTGATGCTAAGGACCAAGCCAACGGTGGAGTACACGCCGGAAAGAAAGCCGGAGGTGATGCTAAGGACCAAGCCAACGGTGGAGTACACGCCGGAAAGAAAGCCGGAGGTGATGCTAAGGACCAAGCCAACGGTGGAGTACACGCCGGAAAGAAAGCTGGAGGTGATGCTAAGGACCAAGCCAACGGTGGAGTACACGCCGGAAAGAAAGCCGGAGGTGATGCTAAGGACCAAGCCAACGGTGGAGTACACGCCGGAAAGAAAGCTGGAGGTGATGCTAAGGACCAAGCCAACGGTGGAGTACACGCCGGAAAGAAAGCTGGAGGTGATGCTAAGGACCAAGCCAACGGTGGAGTACACGCCGGAAAGAAAGCCGGAGGTGATGCTAAGGACCAAGCCAACGGTGGAGTACACGCCGGAAAGAAAGCCGGAGGTGATGCTAAGGACCAAGCCAACGGTGGAGTACACGCCGGAAAGAAAGCTGGAGGTGATGCTAAGGACCAAGCCAACGGTGGAGTACACGCCGGAAAGAAAGCCGGAGGTGATGCTAAGGACCAAGCCAACGGTGGAGTACACGCCGGAAAGAAAGCTGGAGGTGATGCTAAGGACCAAGCCAACGGTGGAGTACACGCCGGAAAGAAAGCCGGAGGTGATGCTAAGGACCAAGCCAACGGTGGTGTACACGCCGGAAAGAAAGCCGGAGGTGATGCTAAGGACCAAGCCAACGGTGGAGTACACGCCGGAAAGAAAGCCGGAGGTGATGCTAAGGACCAAGCCAACGGTGGAGTACACGCCGGAAAGAAAGCTGGAGGTGATGCTAAGGACCAAGCCAACGGTGGCGTACACGCCGGAAAGAAAGCCGGAGGTGATGCTAAGGACCAAGCCAACGGTGGAGTACACGCCGGAAAGAAAGCCAGAGGTGATGCTAAGGACCAAGCCAACGGTGGAGTACACGCCGGAAAGAAAGCAGGAGGTGATGCTAAGGACCAAGCCAACGGTGGAGTGGACGCCGGAAAGAAAGCCGGAGGTGATGCTAAGGACCAAGCCAACGGTGGCGTAGACGCTGGAAAAAAAGCCGGAGGTGATGCTAAGGACCAAGCCAACGGTGGCGTAGAGGCTGGAAAGAAAGCCGGAGGTAGCGCTGGAGCTGGTGGTAAAGCCGAAGGTGACGCTGAGAAGCAAGCTAATGCTGGAGTAGATGCCGGAAAAGGAGCTGGAGGTAAAGTTGGAGCCGGTCTTAAAGCTGGTCATGGAGCAGGCGCTGGCGCTGCTGGTAATGCTGAGAAAGAAGCCAACGCTGGAGTAGAAGCTGGCAAGAATGCTGGTGGTAAAGCTGGAGCCGGTCTTAAAGCCGGCCTGGGTGCCGGTCTCGGTGCTTCTGGCAGTGCCCAGAAAGAAGCCAATATTGGAGGAAATGCTGCTAAAGGCGGTTCTGGAGCCAGCAACGAAGATTGCTGA